A part of Aegilops tauschii subsp. strangulata cultivar AL8/78 chromosome 2, Aet v6.0, whole genome shotgun sequence genomic DNA contains:
- the LOC141041880 gene encoding uncharacterized protein has protein sequence MLWATWSTSWASPVKEDYNLDRSMKRDIGSSSEKLDGSRIWVDEVRRLSYTIEDMANNLLVRVEPDSCRSGFKELLHEGLMFLANDMTAHHQIDGVIRDIKSQVEVVVGRGNKYNNHVKNGVPNASAKATIDLRFIAIYVEMC, from the coding sequence ATGCTATGGGCAACCTGGTCGACAAGTTGGGCAAGCCCCGTCAAGGAGGACTATAATCTGGACAGGAGCATGAAGAGAGATATTGGGTCTTCCTCAGAAAAGCTCGATGGCTCAAGGATTTGGGTTGACGAAGTCAGGCGGTTATCATATACTATTGAGGATATGGCCAACAACTTGCTAGTGCGCGTCGAGCCTGATTCCTGTAGGAGTGGTTTCAAGGAGCTTCTGCATGAGGGGCTAATGTTCTTGGCGAATGACATGACGGCTCACCATCAGATTGATGGTGTGATCAGAGACATCAAGAGCCAAGTTGAGGTTGTGGTCGGCAGGGGAAATAAGTACAATAACCATGTCAAAAATGGTGTACCTAATGCATCTGCCAAAGCTACCATTGACCTTCGCTTTATAGCTATATACGTAGAGATGTGCTAA